In Aliivibrio wodanis, a genomic segment contains:
- the hcpA gene encoding secreted protein Hcp, producing the protein MPTPAYMRIEGEKQGLITAGTFTEDSVGNIYQEGHEDEVLVQGFEHQVLLPRDPQSGQPTGQRVHKPVRITKVFDKASPLMYNALTSGEKLPKVEIKWYRTSATGTQEHYFTTVLHDAIIVDITASMPNCQDPAQAHFTHLEDVFMTYRAIDWTHEVAGTSGNDDWRTAMKA; encoded by the coding sequence ATGCCAACCCCAGCTTATATGCGTATTGAAGGCGAAAAACAAGGATTGATCACAGCAGGTACTTTTACTGAAGATTCAGTAGGTAACATTTACCAAGAAGGCCATGAAGATGAAGTGCTTGTTCAAGGCTTTGAGCATCAAGTTCTATTACCTCGTGACCCACAATCTGGTCAACCTACTGGTCAGCGTGTGCATAAGCCAGTACGTATTACTAAGGTATTCGATAAGGCGTCACCATTAATGTATAACGCATTAACATCAGGTGAGAAGCTGCCAAAAGTTGAAATCAAATGGTACCGCACTTCAGCTACCGGTACGCAAGAGCATTATTTCACGACGGTTCTGCATGATGCAATTATTGTTGATATCACAGCATCAATGCCAAACTGTCAAGATCCAGCACAAGCACACTTTACTCACTTAGAAGATGTATTTATGACCTATCGTGCTATTGATTGGACGCACGAAGTCGCAGGTACATCTGGTAATGATGACTGGCGTACAGCAATGAAAGCGTAA